One Desulfobulbus propionicus DSM 2032 DNA segment encodes these proteins:
- a CDS encoding tRNA (cytidine(34)-2'-O)-methyltransferase, giving the protein MLPMDSSALHIVLVEPEIPPNTGSIARLCGATDTVLDLVHPLGFQIDDKHLKRAGLDYWPHVRINHWDSLDAFLQQADERHLHFLTTKTKRSYTEARFCPGDRLIFGKETKGLPEEILTLYSDRCLTIPMTNPHIRSLNLAMAAGIVLYEALRQIRR; this is encoded by the coding sequence ATGCTGCCCATGGATTCTTCTGCTCTTCATATCGTTCTCGTCGAACCGGAGATCCCGCCCAATACCGGTTCCATCGCCCGGTTGTGCGGGGCCACGGACACGGTGCTCGATCTGGTCCATCCGCTTGGCTTCCAAATCGACGACAAACACCTCAAGCGGGCCGGGCTTGATTACTGGCCCCATGTGCGGATCAATCACTGGGACAGCCTGGATGCCTTTCTCCAGCAGGCGGATGAACGCCATTTGCATTTTCTGACCACGAAAACAAAACGATCGTACACCGAGGCCCGGTTTTGTCCCGGCGACAGGTTGATCTTCGGCAAGGAGACAAAAGGCTTGCCCGAAGAGATTCTCACGCTGTATAGTGACCGCTGCCTGACGATCCCGATGACCAATCCCCATATCCGCAGTCTCAATCTGGCCATGGCCGCGGGTATTGTTCTGTATGAAGCCCTGCGGCAAATCCGCCGATAA